The region CGACGGTCACCCTGGTGCCCCGCCGCGACGCCGACCAGTGGTTCGCGGTCCCGACCGTGACCGAACTGGCCCGACTCTTCGGCTCGCTGCTACCGGTGACCGTCTACGTCGACGGTGTCGAGACGACCGCCGGCCCGCCGCCGTGGGCCGCCACCGTCGGCGGTTCACCCGCCGCCCGCCGGGACGAACTCATCCGGTACGCCCGGGAGACGCTGGGCTTCACCCCGTTCGACGTGGTGCCGCTGTCGGTGCCGGAGGCGGGACTGACCGGCGCGGCCTTCGTGCTGCCCGCCCCGGTCAACCCGGCGGCGCGGGCCGGGCACCGGGTCTACCTCAAGCGCATGCTGCTCACCGAGGGAGCCGAGGGGCTGCTGCCCGACTGGGCGTTCTTCGCCCAGTGCGTGGTGGACGCGAGCGAACTACGCCCGACCGCCAGCCGGGAGGCCCTGTACGAGGACAGCCTGCTGGAGAGCACCCGGGAGGCGCTTGGTGACCAGCTCCGCGCCTGGCTGGTCCGGCTCGCCAGTACCGAGCCGCATCGGCTCGGCGAGTTCCTCCAGGTACACCACCTCGGCGTCAAGGCGTTGGCGTTGCACGACGACGAGATGCTCGGGCTGGTCGAGCAGTGGTGGCCGATGGAGACCAACACCGGTCAGATGACGCTGGCCGAGTTCCGTCAGCGGCACGGCATCGTCCGGTACGCCGCCACGATCGACGAGTTTCGACAGCTCGCGGCGGTGGCGGCAGCCCAGGACCTGGCCGTGGTCAACGGTGGTTACACGTACGACACGGAGATCATCGAGCGGCTGCCCAACGTGGACCGTTCGGTGCTCATCGAACGGCTGGAGCCGACCGACCTGACCACCCGGTTCGACGCGCTTGACCCGGGGGTGGACCTGGCGCTGCGGCCGTTCGTCAAGGCCGCGCAGCAGGCCCTGGACCGGCTCGGCTGCGAGGTGGTGCTGCGGGCGTACGATCCGCCGTCGCTGCCCGCCCTCTACCTGGTCAGCCGGTCGGCGGCCTTCCACGACCAGCTCCAGGCAACCCGTGACCAGGCCGACGAGGTGTGGGCCGGGGTGCTGGACGCGCTCGCCTCATCCGGGCCGCCGGAGCGGCCCCAACTGGTGCTCAACCACCGCAACCCGCTGGTGCGCCGGGTCACCACACTGGGCGACCCGGAACTGGTCGGGCTCGCCGTGGAGGCGCTGTACGGCCAGGCGTTGCTGCTCGGCTACCACCCGATCCGCCCGGCCGACGCCGCCCTGTTGAACAGTTCCTTCCTCGGCCTGCTCGGCCGGGCCGTCCCCGGACAGGAATGATCGGATGACCTCCAGCCACGACGATCTGTGGCGGCAGTTCCGGCACGCGGCGAACATGCCGTACGGCGCGGGGCAGATCGCCACCGTCGAGCAGTTGATCCGGCAGGCGGATGCCGCTGGTGACGAGGAGATGGCGTTCGCCGCCCGGATGCTCGGCACGAACGCCTACGTGTACGGGGGCGAGCCGGTCAAGTCGTTCGTCACGTTCTCCTGGTGTCTGGCCGACTTCGACCGTAAACCGCGCCCCTACCACCAGCAGTACCTGCACAACCTGCTCTGGCACTTCAAGTACATGGTCAACGCGTTGCTCAACTTCCCCGAGGTGCCGCTCGACCGGACGTACGCGGTACTGGACGACATGGAACGTCGGTACCGGGCGGGTGGGCACAGCCCGCAGGCGGTCTACAAGTACCGGCACCGGGTGGCTCGGCATCTGGGCGATGTCGAGCAGGCCGAGGAGTGGTACCGGAAGTGGATCACCACACCGCGCGACGATCTCTCCGACTGCGCCGGCTGTGACCCGTCGGCGCAGGCCGCCTACCTGGCCGAGAACGGGCGGGACGAGGAGGCGATTGCGCTGGCCGAGCCGGTGCTCGCCGGCCGGCTCTCCTGCACCGAGCAACCGCAGGGCATCCTGGTCTCGCTGCTCCTGCCCTACCTGCGGACCGGGCGGCGGGACGCGGCCCGGGATGCGCATCAGCGGGCGTACCGGGCGGTGCGGGGCAACCTCGCCGACCTGTGGGACATCGGGGAGCATGTCGAGTTCTGCGGACTGACCGGCAACGACGCACGCGGTCTGGAGATCGTCGAGCGGCACCTGGACTGGTTGGACCGGGCACCGTCCCCGGCGGCGGCGATGGCGTTCGCCTCCACGGCGGTGCCGGTGCTGCGCCGGTTGGACCAAGCCGGCCACGGCGAGTTGACCGCGCACCGCCGGGCGTACGGGGATCGGCCGGCGGCTGACGTACCGGTGGGGGTGCTTGCCGACGAGTTGGCCCGGGTGGCCACCGAGATCGCTGCCCGGTTCGATGCGCGTAACGGCACCACCAGCCAGTCGGCGGGGGCGACCGACCGGATGGCGACGGAGCCGATCGGCGAGCACCTGCCGCTGTCGGCGACCGCCCGTCGGCAGACAGCCCGGTCCACCCCGGCAGAGGCTGGCACGAGCGCCGACCAGACCGCCGCCCCGGCCGAGTCGACGTCCCTCACGGAGATCTTCGAGCCCTTCATGATGCGTGTACTCACGGCGGTGGCGCTGCCCGAGGACGCCACCCCGGAGCAGTTGCTGGACCAGGCCGAGGAACTGTGGCGGACCGAGCGGATCGAGGACGTCGTCGCGGTCGTGCGGGCCTTCGACGAGCGCTTCGGCGAAGCGGAGCTGCCGCCTCGCACGGTGGCCCGGCGGGCCGAGTTCCGGGCGGTCGAGTGCGGTGTCACCGACGATCTGACCGGCGCGGCGGAGGCGAACCGGCAGGCGGTTGTCGGCTACCAGGAGTTGCCGGATCCGGTACGTGAGCAGATCGTGGCCGGGCGGCTCGGCGTACTGCTCTGCCAGACCGGTGCGGAGGACGAAGGGCTGCTCCTGGTGACGGAGTCGGCGGCCTACCTGGCCGAGCACGGTACGCCGGCCGAGCGGGCCAGCGCGTACGACCGGCTCGCCGTGGCGCTGTTCACCCAGGAACGCTGGTCGGAGGCGGCCACCGCGATCGAGTCGGCGGTCGAGGCCGCGAGCGAGGTCGACGATTCCTACCTGAGTGCCCGGATCACCCTGCGTCGTGCGGTCTGCTTCCAGGCGTTGGAGCAGCGTACGGAGTCGAGCCAGGCTGCGGCCGAAGCCCGGGACCACTACCGGGCGTTGGGCCTGCCGGACGGCTTCGCCGCCGCGTGTATCTGCTACGCCCAGTCTTTGGACGACCCGGCCGAGGTGGTGGCCGCCCTGGACGAGGCCCTTCACGTGCCCGCCGACGAGGCGGCGTTGCCGGCTCGGACCGGTCGGGCTCGCGCGTTGCTGGCGGCGGACCGACCGGCCGAGGCGGTCGACGACTTCGTCGAGGCGGTGGCGCTCTGCGCCGAGCGGGGAATCGCCGACGGTGCCGCCTACCTGCGGTGGGAGTTGGCCAACGCCTACCAGCAGGCCGGGCAGCTGCTGGATGCGGCGGAGGCGGCCGAGGAAGCGGTCTCCGAGCTGACCAAGCTGGGCTACCAGGCCGACGCGGACCGGTGTCGACACCTGCTGGCCAACGTCTACCTCTCGCTCGGTGAGACCGATCTGGCGTTGGGGCTGTTCGACCAGCTGGCGGAGAACCTTGACGGGCCGGACAATCTGGGTCCTCGGGGGGAGGTGCTGGAGGAGGCCGGTGACCTGCTCTATCGCACCGACCGGGACAGCGTCGCCGCGCAGCGGTTCGCGGCGGCGGCTGAGGCGTACCGGCTGGGTGGGCTGCCCCTCGACGAGGTGCGGGCCCGTCGCCGGGAGATGGACGCGTTGAACTGGGCCGGTTCGGCGGATGCGGCGCTGGCCGCGATCGAACGGGCGGATCGGGCGGCGACAGGCCTGTCGGCCGAGGTGGCGAGCGAGCCGGCTGCGGTCTGGGAGCAGTCGATGGTGGCTGCCGCCGGGGCGCGAGTCCTGTTCAACGTCGACCGGGCCGAGGAGGGCCTGGCCCGGCTGGACGGCGTGCCGGAGCGGCTGCGGGAGATCGAGGCGTTCGGCGAGGCGACCCAGGTCGAACTACTCGTCGGCGAGGGTCTGCTGCGGCTGGACCGGCCGGCCGAGGCGGAGCCGATTCTGCGGCGTACCGTGGCCGGCCTGCCCGCCGGGTCCGGGGTGGTACGCCAGGCGGCGTGGCTGCTGTCCCAGGCGCTCGTCGCGTTGGGCCGCAACGAGGAGGCAGAGGCGCTACGGGCGGAGCACGACCTGGACACCGACGAGTGACCGCTGTGGGTCGAGGGCGACAGGTGGGAAGGTGGGAAACCGGTCGGTAACCATTTGTCGCTCGATGGCTAGGCTGGCTGGGTGACGGTGGAACAGCAGGTGACATCAGCGGCGACCCCAACGGTCCCCGCCGGGACTCGGCGGCGGTCGCGCCGCGACGAGATCTTGGAGATCGCGGTCGGCCTTTTCGCGGCCCGTGGCTACCACGGCGTCTCCATGGACGACATCGGCGCGGCGGCCGGGGTCACCGGCCCGGCCCTCTACCACCACTTCGCCGGCAAGGAGGCGATGCTCGCCGCCGCCCTGATTCCGGTAAGTGAGGAGTTGCTGGCCGGTGGACGTAGCCGGGTGGCGGAGCGGGCGAGCGACCCGCGCGGTGCGCTGGAGTCACTGATCGACTTCCATGTCGAGTTCGCGCTGGCCAACCCGGCGGTCATCGCGCTGCACCTGAACGAACTCGACCGGTTGCCCGAGGAGCCACGTCGGCAGATCCGTCGGCTTCAGCGCCTCTACGTCGAGGAGTGGGTCTCGCTGCTGACCGCGTTGCACCGGGGACTGTCGGCCGGCGAGGCCCGGGTGCTGGCGCACGCCGCCTTCGGCCTGATGAACTCCACCCCGTTCCTCGGTGGTGAGGTGGACCGGCAGCGGCGGGCCGCCCTGCTGCGGGCCGCGACCCTGGCTGCCCTGCTCGTGGATCCAGACTCGTGATCGCGAGGCATCCGTGATGTTCTAGTGCCCGACAGAACATCCGGACACCCCGGGGAGACAGACATGATCGAGTCGTTGCTCGTCGCCAACCGAGGCGAGATCGCCCGTCGGATTATCCGTACCGCCCGACGACTGGGGGTACGGGCGGTGGCGGTCTACTCGGAGGCGGACGCCGGACTTCCGTTCGTCACCGAGGCTGATGAGGCGGTCTGCATCGGACCTGCCAACCCGGCGCAGAGCTACCGCAACGCCGAGGCGATCCTCGCCGCCGCGAAGTCGACCGGTGTCCAGGCGATCCACCCCGGCTACGGCTTTCTGTCGGAGAACGCCGACTTCGCCCGTACGGTGGAGAGCCTCGGCCTGATTTGGGTGGGACCCGGCGCGGATGCGATCACCGCGATGGGCGACAAGATCAATGCCCGGAACCTGATGGCGGCGGCCGGCGTGCCGGTGGCCCCCGGCACGACCGACCCGGCCGCCGACGTCGAGGCGGCGGTGGCCGCGGCGACCGACATCGGCTACCCGGTGATGGTCAAGGCTGCCGCTGGCGGCGGTGGGATGGGCATGGGCGTGGCGGTGGACGAGGCCGCGCTGCGCACCGAGTACGACAAGGTCCGCGCGTTCGCCGAGCGGATGTTCGGCGACGGCTCGGTGCTGATCGAGCGCTACTTTCCCCGGGTGCGCCACGTCGAGGTGCAGATCCTGGGGCTGGCCGACGGCCGGGTGATCGCCCTCGGTGAGCGGGAGTGCTCGGTGCAGCGCCGCAACCAGAAGCTGGTGGAGGAGTCGCCGTCGCCGGCCGTCTCGCCCGAGCTGCGCGAGCGGCTGCTGGCGGCGGCGGTACGCGCCGGCGAAGCGGTCGGCTACCGCAACGCCGGTACGGTCGAGTGCTTGTTGGTCCCACGTCAGCGGGACTTCGAGGGTGATGGTCCCGGGGCCGAGGAATTCTTCTTCCTGGAGATGAACACCCGGCTCCAGGTCGAGCATCCGGTGACCGAGCTGGTCTACGGAGTGGACCTGGTCGAGGAGCAGTTGCGGGTGGCGGCTGGTCTGGCCCCCCACTTCGACCCGGACGCGTTGACGGCGCGCGGGCACGCGATCGAGTTGCGGATCAACGCCGAGGACCCGAAGCGGTTCCTGCCCGGTCCCGGGGCGATCCGGACCTGGGTGGAACCCTCCGGCGAGGGGGTACGGGTCGACTCCGGCTACGCGCCGGAGACAACGGTGACGCCGTTCTACGACTCGCTGATGGCCAAGCTGATCGTGCACGGTGCCGACCGGGCGGAGGCGATCTCCCGGGCTCGGGCGGCGGTGGTCGGCTTCGAGGTCGTCGGCCCGAAGTGCAACCTGCCGTTCTTCGCGGAGTTGCTGGAGAACGCCGAGTTCGTCAGCGGCGACTACGACACCGGCATCGTCGGCCGGATGCGCTGAGCCTCTCCTTGCACCGGCCCGGCCGGGGAACGCCACATGTGTCACCCCGCCGGGCCGAGTCAGGCCGACCTGACCCGGTCAGGTCGGGGTCAGGCAGAGGGCAGGTCGGGGTCAGGCAGAGGTCAGGCCGGGGGTCAGGCAGAGGGCGGTCACCGTAGCTGCGCGAAGAACTCGCGTAGGTCGGCGACGAACAGGTCGGGCTCCTCCATGGCGGCGAAGTGTCCGCCACGATCGAACTCCGACCAGTGCACGATGTTGTTGTCGCGTTCGGCGAGTCGCCGTACCGGTGCGGCGATGTCGTGGGCGAAGACCGCGACCCCGGTCGGCATCGTCGACGAGGGTGGGTGCGGCGTACCGGTCGGGTGGGCCGCCTCGTAGTAGACGTTGGCCGAGGAGCCGCCAGCGGCCCCGAGCCAGTAGATCATTACGTTGGTCAGGAGCAGGTCACGCGGGATCGCATCCTCCGGTGCGTCGACAAAGTCGGTCCACTCCTTGAACTTCTCGATGATCCAGGCGAGTTGACCGACCGGCGAGTCGGTCAGGGCATAGGCCAGCGTCTGCGGCCGGGTCGACTGGAGCTTCGCGTAGCCGGACATCTCCGGTTCGGCGCGGATCATTCGTTCCAGCCGGGCCCGGTCGGCGTCGGTGAGGGCGGCGGCCTCGGCCGGGTCGCCGGAGGGGAGGGTGAGCAGCGTGTTCAGGTGGATACCGGTGACGTGGTCGGCGTCGATGACGGCGAGTTCCCGGGTGATGGTGTGGCCCCAGTCGCCGCCCTGTGCGCCGTAGCGGTGGTAGCCGAGGCGGCGCATGAGTTCGGCCCAGGCGCGGGCGATGCGGGTGGTGTCCCAGCCCGGTTCGCGGATCGGTCCGGAGAGCCCGAACCCGGGTAGCGAGGGCAGGACCAGGTGGAACGCGTCGGCGGGGTCACCGCCGTATCGGCGTGGATCGGTGAGCGGGCCGATGATGTCGAGGAACTCCACGATCGAGCCCGGCCAGCCGTGTGTGATGACCAACGGCAGTGCGTCGGGTTCGGGAGAACGTACGTGGACGAAGTGGATGTCGATCTCGTCGATCGTGGTGGTGAACTGTGGGCTCTGGTTGAGCCGCGCCTCGTGGACGCGCCAGTCGTATTCGGTCCGCCAGTAGTCGACCAGGTCCTTGAGGTAGGACAGCGGCACGCCGCGCCGCCACGGAACGTCCGGCACCTCGCTCGGCCATCGGGTGGCGTCGAGCCGTTGCCGCAGGTCGACCAGGTCGGCATCGGGAATGTCGAGGCGGAACGGGCGGATCGTGTCGCCGGTGTGGTTACTCATCGTCCTGCTCCTGGAGCCAGCGGTTGTGGGTCTCCCAGGCCGACTGTTTGCTGGTGGCAAGAGCGGCACCGATCTGTGTCCACGATGCGCCGGCGGCCCGGGCGGTACGGACGCCCAACTGTCGGCCGTAGCCCGCCTTCCGCATGATCAATTCGCCCAGGGCGAGGAGTTCCAATGCTTCGCTTCGGTTCAGTGGTGGGACGTCCGCCTCGCTGTCGGATGTCTCCTCGTCGGCCGGAGGGGCCAGGGTGTCCCGCATACGGAGTTCGTCGTACCGGGCGACGGCGGTCAGGAGGGTGAACCGCCGTTCCAACTCGTCAGGTGTCGTCATGTCGTCCACCCTTGCGTCAGATCACCTTGACGTCAAGCTGACTTGACGATTGTTTGTCCGGAGAGCAGTGACCTGGCCCACGGCCCTGCCCCTGGCCGTCAGCGCCTTCGCTCTGCTTCCCTATAGGAAACGCCCGATGTCCGGTCAGCGGACAGTCGCTCACAGCGAGGTGAGGACACATGACACAACTGCCGGACTCCGTCTCGATCCGCGAGGTCGGCCCCCGCGACGGTCTGCAGAACGAGGACCCGATCCCGGCCGACGCCAAGGTGCGGCTGATCGACGCGCTGTCGGCCACCGGCGTACGGCGGATCGAGGCGGTGTCGTTCGTGCACCCCAAGGCGATCCCGCAGATGGCCGACGCCGACGAGGTCTGGGCGCGGGCACAGCGCAACGAGAACGTCCGCTACTCGGCGCTGGTGCCCAACACCCGGGGCGCGCAGCGAGCCCTGGCCGCCGGGTTCACCGAGATCGAGGTGGTGGTCTCGGCCAGCGACACGCACAACCGACGCAACGTCAACCGGTCCACCGCCGAGTCGCTGGACGACATCGCCGGGCTGATCGCACTGCTGCACGGATCCGGTGCCATCGCCGAGGTGATCATTTCGACCAGCTTCGGCTGCCCGTACGAGGGGGACATCGACCCGGCCCGGGTGGCACAGATCGTCGACCGGGTGGTCGCCGACGGCGCGGACCGGGTCGCGTTCGGTGACACGACCGGGATGGCGACTCCGCGCCGGGTCCGGGAGTTGTTGACCGCCGTCCGCGACCGCCAGCCGGAGATTCCGCTGCTGCTGCACTTCCACAACACCCGGGGTACGGCGTTGGCCAACATCCTGACCGCGCTGGAGTTCGGCATCACCGAGTACGACGCCAGCGTCGCTGGCCTCGGCGGCTGCCCGTACGCGCCGGGGGCCAGCGGCAACGTGGCCACCGAGGAGGTGGTGCACATGCTGCACGACATGGGCATCGACACCGGGATCGACCTGGACGCCTTGCTGGATGCGGCGGCACTGGCCGAGGAGTTGGTCGGTCGGGAGTTGCCTTCCGGCGTGCTGCGAGCCGGCCCGCGTACCCGATTGACCGCATCCTGATCGGTCCCGTCGTCGCGCCGTGGTCGCCGCGCCGCCGCCGGATACGCTAGCCTAACGATCGTTCAGGGTGGCGGTGTGGCGAGGGAGTCGGCGTGACGCTCGACAGTGAGACGCTGGAGCAGCTACGTAAGCGGGTCCGGGCGGGGGGCGCGGAGAAGTACCACGCGGCCAACGCCGCCAAGGGAAAACTCTTCGCCCGGGAGCGCATCGCACTCCTCGTGGATGAGGGCTCCTTCGTCGAGGACGGACTGCTCGCCAACGCCACCGCCGACGGACTACCGGCCGATGGCGTGGTGACCGGCACGGCCACCATCGACGGTCGGCCGGTCTGCCTGATGGCCAACGACTCCACCGTCAAGGCCGGCAGTTGGGGTGCCCGTACGGTCGAGAAGATCATCCGGATCATCGAGCGGGCGTACGCCGCCGGACAGCCGATGGTCTACCTGGTCGACTCGGCCGGGGCCCGGATCACCGACCAGGTCGACCTCTTCCCTGGCCGCCGGGGTGCCGGAAAGATCTTCTGGAACCAGGTACGCGCCTCCGGCTCGATTCCGCAGGTCTGCGCCCTCTTCGGCCCGAGCGCGGCCGGTGGGGCGTACATCCCGGCGTTCTGTGACGTGGTGGCCATGGTGGACGGCAACGCCAGCATGTACCTCGGCTCCGACC is a window of Micromonospora polyrhachis DNA encoding:
- a CDS encoding hydroxymethylglutaryl-CoA lyase, with protein sequence MTQLPDSVSIREVGPRDGLQNEDPIPADAKVRLIDALSATGVRRIEAVSFVHPKAIPQMADADEVWARAQRNENVRYSALVPNTRGAQRALAAGFTEIEVVVSASDTHNRRNVNRSTAESLDDIAGLIALLHGSGAIAEVIISTSFGCPYEGDIDPARVAQIVDRVVADGADRVAFGDTTGMATPRRVRELLTAVRDRQPEIPLLLHFHNTRGTALANILTALEFGITEYDASVAGLGGCPYAPGASGNVATEEVVHMLHDMGIDTGIDLDALLDAAALAEELVGRELPSGVLRAGPRTRLTAS
- a CDS encoding HSP90 family protein, encoding MDHTFQVDLRGIVDLLSHHLYGSPRVYLRELLQNAVDAITARRANEPTAPAVVRIQPPTSTGDGTLRVTDTGVGLTEAQVHELLATIGRSSKRDELGFARHEFLGQFGIGLLSCFLVADEIRVQTRHGDEPTVLWTGYADGRYGIQLAPAGTGRAEQGTTVTLVPRRDADQWFAVPTVTELARLFGSLLPVTVYVDGVETTAGPPPWAATVGGSPAARRDELIRYARETLGFTPFDVVPLSVPEAGLTGAAFVLPAPVNPAARAGHRVYLKRMLLTEGAEGLLPDWAFFAQCVVDASELRPTASREALYEDSLLESTREALGDQLRAWLVRLASTEPHRLGEFLQVHHLGVKALALHDDEMLGLVEQWWPMETNTGQMTLAEFRQRHGIVRYAATIDEFRQLAAVAAAQDLAVVNGGYTYDTEIIERLPNVDRSVLIERLEPTDLTTRFDALDPGVDLALRPFVKAAQQALDRLGCEVVLRAYDPPSLPALYLVSRSAAFHDQLQATRDQADEVWAGVLDALASSGPPERPQLVLNHRNPLVRRVTTLGDPELVGLAVEALYGQALLLGYHPIRPADAALLNSSFLGLLGRAVPGQE
- a CDS encoding epoxide hydrolase family protein — translated: MRPFRLDIPDADLVDLRQRLDATRWPSEVPDVPWRRGVPLSYLKDLVDYWRTEYDWRVHEARLNQSPQFTTTIDEIDIHFVHVRSPEPDALPLVITHGWPGSIVEFLDIIGPLTDPRRYGGDPADAFHLVLPSLPGFGLSGPIREPGWDTTRIARAWAELMRRLGYHRYGAQGGDWGHTITRELAVIDADHVTGIHLNTLLTLPSGDPAEAAALTDADRARLERMIRAEPEMSGYAKLQSTRPQTLAYALTDSPVGQLAWIIEKFKEWTDFVDAPEDAIPRDLLLTNVMIYWLGAAGGSSANVYYEAAHPTGTPHPPSSTMPTGVAVFAHDIAAPVRRLAERDNNIVHWSEFDRGGHFAAMEEPDLFVADLREFFAQLR
- a CDS encoding acetyl-CoA carboxylase biotin carboxylase subunit, translated to MIESLLVANRGEIARRIIRTARRLGVRAVAVYSEADAGLPFVTEADEAVCIGPANPAQSYRNAEAILAAAKSTGVQAIHPGYGFLSENADFARTVESLGLIWVGPGADAITAMGDKINARNLMAAAGVPVAPGTTDPAADVEAAVAAATDIGYPVMVKAAAGGGGMGMGVAVDEAALRTEYDKVRAFAERMFGDGSVLIERYFPRVRHVEVQILGLADGRVIALGERECSVQRRNQKLVEESPSPAVSPELRERLLAAAVRAGEAVGYRNAGTVECLLVPRQRDFEGDGPGAEEFFFLEMNTRLQVEHPVTELVYGVDLVEEQLRVAAGLAPHFDPDALTARGHAIELRINAEDPKRFLPGPGAIRTWVEPSGEGVRVDSGYAPETTVTPFYDSLMAKLIVHGADRAEAISRARAAVVGFEVVGPKCNLPFFAELLENAEFVSGDYDTGIVGRMR
- a CDS encoding TetR/AcrR family transcriptional regulator; translated protein: MTVEQQVTSAATPTVPAGTRRRSRRDEILEIAVGLFAARGYHGVSMDDIGAAAGVTGPALYHHFAGKEAMLAAALIPVSEELLAGGRSRVAERASDPRGALESLIDFHVEFALANPAVIALHLNELDRLPEEPRRQIRRLQRLYVEEWVSLLTALHRGLSAGEARVLAHAAFGLMNSTPFLGGEVDRQRRAALLRAATLAALLVDPDS